The genomic window AAGCACACATTATAAACGCGAGAAACCATGTCAAGGAAATCATAACATACCATCTCAATCTCTCTGCTCACCTCAGAGATGTTTGTGATGATTATGAAGTTGTAGAGAGTTAGTATCACAGGGTAGTTCGGTCATTTGAAGATTCTAGAAGCTGAAACTAAAATTGAATCCTCAACTAACTAACTGATTCAGCAACCAGCATATTAGAGAGTAAACGCATTAACCTCAGTTTATGTTCAACGTTTCCTTTGCAACGATTTAGAGGAGGCTGAAATTGCAAAGtgagagggagaagaagaacgaagaaTCAATAGCATTCTACGTAAACACTAAACACAGCTTGTGAGAACTTTTCGATAGTAGAAACATTATCCAATAACCATTGAAAATAAAACGCAAAAGAGAAACCAAGTCTCACAATTTCAACATCATAATCCCAAAACGTTgatacagaaacaaaaaatcaaaccagaATCTAACGGTAACTCTTCTGGAAACGAGCACGAGCACCAGGACCACCAAACTTCTTCGACTCGCACCTTCTCGGATCCGCAACAAGAAGAGTCCTATCGTACCTCATCAAGATGTCCTTGATCTCCTTCTTCGACTGCTCATCAACGTACTTCTGGTAGTAAGCAACGAGGGCCTTAGCGATACTCTGACGGATTGCGTAGACCCGAGATGTGTTACCACCGCCCGTGGCACGGATCCTCATGTCAACTCCGGCGAAACGGTGTTTCCCGAGGAGAAGGACTGGCTCGAAGATCTTGAATCGGAGGATCTCTGGCTGATAAAGCTCGATCGGCGAACCGTTGAGCTTAATCATGCCCGAGCCCCGTTTGCAGTAGGTGACTGCTGTTGCCGTCTTCTTCCTTCCGAAACATTGAACAGACTCTTTCGCCGGTTGGGTCGCCATTGCTagggttttatgatttttgtgcTTTTTCTGCAGGGATTTGATTACATGAGAAGAGCAAAAAACTCTAATCCGTTAAGCTTTTATTGGTCAACATGATGATCGGCTGAATTTGAAGGCCCATAAAATTAGGGTAACTATGGCCTGTTACATGATGATTTATTACTACATAGCTTAGATTAACCGGCTAGATTTCTGGTTAACCAACGGGTTTCGTCAATTTCGATTAGATGGAAAAACACTTTCGTTGTTTGCATCTGGTTAACAATCGATAGGAATTGATAAGAAGCTTTATAAAGAAATTGGGAGCTAAACGATCCGTTTTGGTTCAAatgatcaatatatatatatatatatatgttttcatgtAATGTTACATTGGGATATTGCACATGCTCCGGTAATGGAAAACAGAGATAACACAGCCAgctttgttttatatatatagtacacagctcaaacaataataatctTCTCTAGCTCTGataatttatcaatatttcTGCTACTAATTCTCTTCggttttttatttacaatgcCGGGTCCTCATGTGTTTCAGTTGTCTTTCCCTCCTTGTTTATCTGTCATGTGGGAATTCTAGGTCGTTTTCCAACACCTTGAAGTGTTGTGGCTGCTGCCCAGAGCAATGGAGGTTCCACATTTTGAAGTATGACCTCTCCAGATTCTTCACCTGTAAACCAAGAGAACTCATTGGTTAGGAAATAAAACGCAGAAGAGAGATATAGAGTCAGAAAGTGCGGAAGACTAACCCAACGCATGGTGTCGAATAGAGGACAGGTTAAGCGGCTAGCCCTCAATTCCTTAGTCAGTGCCTGAAGTTTTGGCTTGTTCAGTGCCAAAGAGACAGCCTTCTCTTCGTACTCCTCCAAGCTGGTTCACAATTGTTATAGAGATATCTCATCAACATAcatgaaaacagaggatactGAACACATGTACCAGTTGGTTTTTGCTGAGACGTACCTGTTAACAATCATCCCATGGCCCAGACCAGTTGCAAGGCAGAGTGATCCAGCCACTCGAGTTGCCATTTTCTCAAGTGGTAACGTTATCATTGGTACACCAGCCCACAGTACATCTGTTCCTGTTGTGTGTCCATTGCACAGGGGCCTAATGACACAGGACAGGGTAGGGGAAGGTAAACTTGTGGCAGAATTgagtttttgtgttgttttttaaatatatcttGAAGTAGAGATAAATCGAGTTGAGAGGCAAAAGAACTCACGTGTCGAGGATTACATCGGCAAGGACACTTCGCCTGATATGTTCACTCTTCATGGCAACATCAGTGAAGATAATTTGATCAGGCTGTACACCTTGGGCAGCAGCATCTGGATATAAGGTCAAAAAAATAAGGTTATAAACGATAGAGAAAGCAGAAAGAACAAGGAAATGCTAGGCGATTGAATGGAACCAAACGTACATGTGCGAAACCTCATCTCTCCGGCTGCTGGAAAACGGAGAAGCCAAAGAGCACTGTTGGGTACTCGTTTAAGAATGTTGCacctataaaaaaataaaaacaaatcagtttGTGCATGTATAAATTTACATCTATACAGAGTGTTATTTATGGTATCATGATGGTGTAAGGTGTCATACGTAAATTTCCAAACAAACTTGCAAAGCTAAGGAAAAACGTTTACCAAGTATTAACGATCTCAGGATCCATTTTGTACAGTTGGTTGAAGCATGCAAATATGAATTTGTCTTCAGGAAGTCCATAGTCTGATCGCTTGGGCTTCGAATTTGGATCCAACACATCCTGATTTTTCTGCAAACAGCATTTATACGAtgagttttataaaaataactgTGGACCTGATGAATGTACAATAACATGGTAAAGAAAACTTTCTCGGAGCATACCTGCTTGTAATCATTGACAAAGTAGCAATGGGGAAGGTGGACCAGCTTCTCTGAGTAAATATGTGCATATTGCAGAGGAGACACGAACTGAAAAGTAAAAGAGAGTAACCAGTCATGacatagagaaaaaataaggttggaaaaaaaaaatgttctgaAGATATCTAGAAAACTATAATTCAATTGCAAACCTCATCAGTCACTAGATAGTCAATATAGGTTGCTCCAGTGGTACCCGGGAAGCCCATATATGAAACCTGGATCGGAGCAGGCTGCATGGCAAATATTTCATTTCTAGCCCCCTGCATAGGTTAAACCAAACAATGTTAGCAAAAACATTTCCATAGGAATGGGTACAGCTCCAGAGTAAAAAGTTTCTGAAATGTTCAGAGCATGCATGCCTTGGTATAACCGTTTAGATTGATGAGGATCTGGATTTTGTCttggtttataattttggCGATAGCATCAGATGACATAGCAGAAACGTCCAGGAAATGCTCGGCTTCTGACTGGATTCGCTGTCTCCACTCAGTATTATCATTTGCACTCAGAGCATAGCAGAAAACCTGGGAAAAAATGTGATTTACTTTGCTGAAAAGCCAAAAACAGGATAGGCAGATACAGAATGATATACCATCAATTACTAAAGTTCTATATTCCACACACAGGACCCGTACGGTTCCATACATTCCTACCATCATAAGAACTAAACCCAGCATGTACGAATTTTATAGCCTCACTAGAAAACACTGGGTTGAAGAACTCAAACTCTCGATATAAAATCAGAGCAGACCTAAGAAATGGATCAACAAGTATCCAAGTGCAGGATACAAACCTCAACGTTTTCTCTGTTGTGCATCCCAAACACTGATCCCATGAGGTGTGACAACGGATGGTTACCAAAATCACTGCTCACGTATCCAATCCTTAATCTCTTAAATCCTCCCTCACGTTTTACAGGGAGCCCAGCTGGATGGGTAAAAGGAGGTAGTCCAAAACGAGAAGCGATTATGGAGCAGTGTGCAGCGTATTTACGACTGAAAAAATAGGGGATTTATAAGAAATAGGCATATACATAAAGATAATATAAACATGTATTTTCATGAGTATTGAGTATTAAAAAATCAGCCTCAAACCTGATTTCAAGGGCAAGAATAGGGTCAATAGGATATGCTATTGCATGGAAGGGCTGGACACTTGGAAGGACCGACATCTGAAGATAGGATCAATAGGATATGCTATCACCTTAATCTGTAATAGTATATAAGTACCACAAATTTTGTGTGGCGTAAATACTTACATTTATTTGCCTCCTAATAATGCTTTCAACTTCAGCGAACATTTTGCTACGGTCCTCCCAACAGCATACACACTGGTTCAGCAGcaggaaagaaaaaatggagacGAAGGGAGAATTAAcaagtagagaagaaagaagctatCATAACAGACGTGTGACATCAAACCAGGAAAAATAAATACCTGTAAGGTGTGTAGAAGGTTGCACGTTGCTTCTGGGAAGTCTGGTCGTAGAAGCAAGGCCTGCTTATAGCTCGTAATGGCAGCTTCTACATGCCCACTGCTTATGCAAGAAGGTGCAACAAATACATTAATAGtagaacaaatatttttctggTCAAACATACTAACTCCTCAGTTAAAAGGTGGTCATTAACTCATTGTTATACTGCCACATCTTAAATGTTCTAAATCCCAGAAAACAAGAGCCTAACACGAAACCACCTTAAGAACTGTACGTAGAGATATAAAGGCTTCTAGTGAAGTAGGAAAATTGTAAGTAATTTTAAGATATATGACACCATAAGCTATTCAAGAACCATGAAATACACAAAATTCTTCTCGAGTCAGATCTTTTCGTTCAAGGTAAAGATGTTTTGGCTCTGTTCTTAGCTAAGCGGTATTTGAACATGTGTCTGGTATACCTAATAAATGAAAGATAAAGACAATGGTTACCTATCCTTGTAAGCTGAGGCCAGGTTTGCGTGAGCTTCAGCCATTGTAGGCCGGAAGTTTATAGCATGCATGTAATCCTGAATTGCTTCAGTTACCCTCCCGATCTCTTTGTAAGTATTCCCTCTATTAACCAGAGCGTCAGCTGCCAATGGGTCAATACGAAGAACCTCATTATAGCAGGATATAGCATCCGAGTAATTTCCCTGTagtaaaggagaagaaaacaagcTAAATTTGTCAAACATGAGCAAGActacaaaaatgattaaaaattgataatgGAGCACGTAGCTACCTGTTGCTTGTAAATTATAGCAAGGTTATTGAACGGAGCAGATAGCCCTGTAGTTACAGCCAGAGTAGCCTTGAATAATGAGGAAGCAGGACCCATCATATTCCTGTTTCAAGTTGTGAAATGGATTTTATGGTCATTTAGTCTTTTCTATCtagcaaaaagaaagaaaggatcACATACCACTCCATATAAATGTTTCCAAGATTAGCCATGGCTTGTGGATGATTTGGTTGTAAAGCAAGACATTGCTGCAGTATAACCACAGGTTTGTGAGTAATACGCAAATTCACTAGTAAGTCTCAGATGGAAAACACACATACATTATAACACCGAACTGCTTCATCAACTCGCCCAATATCCTTCAATGCATTACCCTTCAAGTTCCAAAtgcaaaaaatatcatatgttAGATACTGAGAATTATAGTTCAGAcacaaaacccacaaaatgTGTGTTGTTGATGCTAACCAAGTTATTGTAAGCCTCCAAAAATCGTGGATCCCGGGAGAGAGCCTGCTTGTAGTGTCGAATTGCTAAATCTAGTTGACCTTGCTCATAGTATATACTGGCTATATTCCCTGCATTTAGTAGTTATATGTCAATTATGAAAGACGTCACGCATTTACTTGGCaagtatattttatttcagcTGAGCATTTAGTTGATCAAATTACACTCACCAAATGCCATTGCAGAATTTGGCCGCATCTGTAAGGCATGCTGATAACACATGATCGCTTCAGTAGGTCTCCCGAGGGCCTTAAGAcatagaaatataaaattttgttactaCTATTGTCCAGAAAACATTATTGCACTGAACATATCTTAACACACTATACGTAGACATACCTTATACACGTTTCCTAAATTTAAATATGCATCAGGGAATGCAGGTTTCAACTTCACAGCTTCCTggtaaattaagaaaatcagCCAACATagttaaaacataaagaatTTAATCTGGGGGACAAACGCACACATAACACAATGTCAACAGGATCTTTCTAGGAGAGAATGAAGCATACCTTGTAGTATTGAAGGGCTCTGTTGAGATCACCTGACTCCATGAAAAGACCAGCAAGATTCGACCATGCAATAGCAAATGTTGGTTGTATACGAACAGCTTCAAGGTAACAACTGTATGCCTGCACAAAATATTACATTCTAACTATTTGGACTCTGGCAGTAGACACTGACTATAAGACTGACGATCATCCCTGCTTGCCTTTCAGTAACAACTTGATGTCTGTATTGATTGTGGATTATGACACAGTACAACACAGAAAAATGAATGCATCTATTAGTAATTGCAGTTGATAAACCAGTAAAATGACTACAGATGTGATGCTATATTCCTAGTGCATCACGTCACCGTccatttaattataatatattttggttcaATTAAAAGTTCTTCTGCAATGACAAAACTTTGATCAATCAATTGTAGAATTAGGGGCCGCATCCATAACTAGGACACAAGAAAATTGCAGATAATCGGGTTGGAACAGTAACAGAATAACTTAAATAGACTAATTCGAAAGACTTACTTCATGAATCAATCCTTGAGCCTTCATCAGATTCCCCAGATTACTATGTGCGTCAACCTAAGAACAGTTTACATTACCAGGTGAGAAGACtaacaaaagaagatagaCAGTGAATCTCCCAGCAGTAGTGAGacagaaaacttaaaaagaagGATCATAAAGTCAATTACCAGAAGTGGATTCAATGAGAGGGCCTGCTGACAGCATTGTGTTGCCTCACTGAGTCTTCCCTTTCGCATGTATGCACTTGCCAAGTTCGACCAAGCATCAGCAAAATTGGGCCTCAGCTGAAGAattatattgaaaagaaagtGTAAGCAAGGGGAAATGAAGAAAGGTAAAAGCATCAGTATAGGATGAGAAGTGAATAGCAGATATCGAGAAGCATAAATTGGATATAGCACAACCTCAATTGCAATTAAATAGTAGCGGATTGCACGATCAGTGTCCCCTTTTTCCTGGAAATAGCAGATTACAGATATAAGAATATATGTATTGGCAATAAAACCACCTGATCAGACAAAGACCAAGCCATTCACCTTCCACGCGTTTGCCA from Arabidopsis thaliana chromosome 3, partial sequence includes these protein-coding regions:
- a CDS encoding Ribosomal protein S5 domain 2-like superfamily protein (Ribosomal protein S5 domain 2-like superfamily protein; FUNCTIONS IN: structural constituent of ribosome; INVOLVED IN: translation; LOCATED IN: cytosolic small ribosomal subunit, cytosolic ribosome, nucleolus, chloroplast, membrane; EXPRESSED IN: 22 plant structures; EXPRESSED DURING: 13 growth stages; CONTAINS InterPro DOMAIN/s: Ribosomal protein S9 (InterPro:IPR000754), Ribosomal protein S5 domain 2-type fold (InterPro:IPR020568), Ribosomal protein S5 domain 2-type fold, subgroup (InterPro:IPR014721); BEST Arabidopsis thaliana protein match is: Ribosomal protein S5 domain 2-like superfamily protein (TAIR:AT5G18380.1); Has 6825 Blast hits to 6825 proteins in 2403 species: Archae - 233; Bacteria - 4309; Metazoa - 365; Fungi - 183; Plants - 150; Viruses - 0; Other Eukaryotes - 1585 (source: NCBI BLink).) encodes the protein MATQPAKESVQCFGRKKTATAVTYCKRGSGMIKLNGSPIELYQPEILRFKIFEPVLLLGKHRFAGVDMRIRATGGGNTSRVYAIRQSIAKALVAYYQKYVDEQSKKEIKDILMRYDRTLLVADPRRCESKKFGGPGARARFQKSYR
- the SEC gene encoding Tetratricopeptide repeat (TPR)-like superfamily protein yields the protein MESGDLNRALQYYKEAVKLKPAFPDAYLNLGNVYKALGRPTEAIMCYQHALQMRPNSAMAFGNIASIYYEQGQLDLAIRHYKQALSRDPRFLEAYNNLGNALKDIGRVDEAVRCYNQCLALQPNHPQAMANLGNIYMEWNMMGPASSLFKATLAVTTGLSAPFNNLAIIYKQQGNYSDAISCYNEVLRIDPLAADALVNRGNTYKEIGRVTEAIQDYMHAINFRPTMAEAHANLASAYKDSGHVEAAITSYKQALLLRPDFPEATCNLLHTLQCVCCWEDRSKMFAEVESIIRRQINMSVLPSVQPFHAIAYPIDPILALEISRKYAAHCSIIASRFGLPPFTHPAGLPVKREGGFKRLRIGYVSSDFGNHPLSHLMGSVFGMHNRENVEVFCYALSANDNTEWRQRIQSEAEHFLDVSAMSSDAIAKIINQDKIQILINLNGYTKGARNEIFAMQPAPIQVSYMGFPGTTGATYIDYLVTDEFVSPLQYAHIYSEKLVHLPHCYFVNDYKQKNQDVLDPNSKPKRSDYGLPEDKFIFACFNQLYKMDPEIVNTWCNILKRVPNSALWLLRFPAAGEMRFRTYAAAQGVQPDQIIFTDVAMKSEHIRRSVLADVILDTPLCNGHTTGTDVLWAGVPMITLPLEKMATRVAGSLCLATGLGHGMIVNSLEEYEEKAVSLALNKPKLQALTKELRASRLTCPLFDTMRWVKNLERSYFKMWNLHCSGQQPQHFKVLENDLEFPHDR
- the SEC gene encoding Tetratricopeptide repeat (TPR)-like superfamily protein (secret agent (SEC); CONTAINS InterPro DOMAIN/s: Tetratricopeptide TPR-1 (InterPro:IPR001440), Tetratricopeptide-like helical (InterPro:IPR011990), Tetratricopeptide repeat-containing (InterPro:IPR013026), Tetratricopeptide repeat (InterPro:IPR019734); BEST Arabidopsis thaliana protein match is: Tetratricopeptide repeat (TPR)-like superfamily protein (TAIR:AT3G11540.1); Has 114710 Blast hits to 35863 proteins in 2480 species: Archae - 3197; Bacteria - 54774; Metazoa - 16661; Fungi - 4580; Plants - 3873; Viruses - 0; Other Eukaryotes - 31625 (source: NCBI BLink).), coding for MISSKNGAAMISRPVFLSDRVDEVFSRKLDLSVSSSSSSSLLQQFNKTHEGDDDARLALAHQLYKGGDFKQALEHSNMVYQRNPLRTDNLLLIGAIYYQLQEYDMCIARNEEALRIQPQFAECYGNMANAWKEKGDTDRAIRYYLIAIELRPNFADAWSNLASAYMRKGRLSEATQCCQQALSLNPLLVDAHSNLGNLMKAQGLIHEAYSCYLEAVRIQPTFAIAWSNLAGLFMESGDLNRALQYYKEAVKLKPAFPDAYLNLGNVYKALGRPTEAIMCYQHALQMRPNSAMAFGNIASIYYEQGQLDLAIRHYKQALSRDPRFLEAYNNLGNALKDIGRVDEAVRCYNQCLALQPNHPQAMANLGNIYMEWNMMGPASSLFKATLAVTTGLSAPFNNLAIIYKQQGNYSDAISCYNEVLRIDPLAADALVNRGNTYKEIGRVTEAIQDYMHAINFRPTMAEAHANLASAYKDSGHVEAAITSYKQALLLRPDFPEATCNLLHTLQCVCCWEDRSKMFAEVESIIRRQINMSVLPSVQPFHAIAYPIDPILALEISRKYAAHCSIIASRFGLPPFTHPAGLPVKREGGFKRLRIGYVSSDFGNHPLSHLMGSVFGMHNRENVEVFCYALSANDNTEWRQRIQSEAEHFLDVSAMSSDAIAKIINQDKIQILINLNGYTKGARNEIFAMQPAPIQVSYMGFPGTTGATYIDYLVTDEFVSPLQYAHIYSEKLVHLPHCYFVNDYKQKNQDVLDPNSKPKRSDYGLPEDKFIFACFNQLYKMDPEIVNTWCNILKRVPNSALWLLRFPAAGEMRFRTYAAAQGVQPDQIIFTDVAMKSEHIRRSVLADVILDTPLCNGHTTGTDVLWAGVPMITLPLEKMATRVAGSLCLATGLGHGMIVNSLEEYEEKAVSLALNKPKLQALTKELRASRLTCPLFDTMRWVKNLERSYFKMWNLHCSGQQPQHFKVLENDLEFPHDR